A window of Strix aluco isolate bStrAlu1 chromosome 2, bStrAlu1.hap1, whole genome shotgun sequence contains these coding sequences:
- the SAMSN1 gene encoding SAM domain-containing protein SAMSN-1 isoform X5, translating to MRAISLTMKKKMGKKYIKALSEEMNEEGKDNSDPGGGIHTEKVSLKASDSMESLYSLNSGQSSSSGVTSCSDGTSNRDSLRFDDEVPYNGPFCGRAKVHTDFTPSPYDTDSLKIKKGDIIDIICKTPMGIWTGMLNNKVGNFKFIYVDIILEEEAAPRKIKPHRGSKRTKPKTLQELLDCVHLQEYASTLLLNGYETLEDLKDLQESHLIELNISNPEDRARLLSAIENLQDYDIEQQQKIEGGQEMRSLSPHHGFDKSQLNDCPRDSGCYISSENSDNGKEEVDPETLSDMVQSVTITEPN from the exons aatgaagaaggaaaagataaCAGTGATCCTGGTGGTGGAATACACACTGAGAAGGTCTCCCTAAAAGCCAGTGACTCTATGGAAAGTCTCTATAGTCTGAACAGTGGCCAGAGCTCATCTA GTGGAGTGACCAGCTGCTCAGATGGAACAAGCAACAGGGACAGCCTCCGGTTTGATGATGAAGTCCCTTACAATGGGCCCTTCTGCGGTCGAGCCAAAGTTCACACTGACTTCACACCAAGTCCTTATGACACCGACTCTCTGAAAATCAAG aAAGGAGACATTATAGATATCATCTGTAAAACCCCCATGGGCATATGGACAGGCATGCTGAACAACAAAGTAGGAAACTTCAAGTTCATTTATGTGGATATTATCTTGGAAGAGGAAGCTGCACCCAGAAAGATAAAGCCGCACAGAGGAAGCAAAAGGACCAAGCCTAAAACACTGCAAGAGCTCCTGGATTGTGTCCACCTGCAG gaaTATGCCTCAACCCTCTTGCTAAATGGCTATGAAACTCTAGAGGACTTAAAGGATCTACAGGAGAGCCACCTGATCGAATTAAATATTTCAAACCCAGAAGACAGGGCAAGATTGTTATCAGCAATTGAAAATCTACAGGACTATGACA tTGAACAACAGCAGAAAATTGAGGGTGGTCAGGAGATGCGGAGCTTAAGCCCTCACCACGGCTTTGACAAATCACAGTTAAATGACTGCCCAAGAGATTCTGGCTGTTACATCTCATCAGAAAATTCAGATAATGGTAAAGAAGAAGTAGACCCAGAAACCCTGTCTGACATGGTGCAGTCAGTAACAATCACTGAACCAAACTGA